A single window of Solea solea chromosome 9, fSolSol10.1, whole genome shotgun sequence DNA harbors:
- the cbarpb gene encoding voltage-dependent calcium channel beta subunit-associated regulatory protein — MSNESTVWNTLPENSTEIPFKAKEQQDGYVLILVILFILLVGTLIFISILLITCRRCYRGRRCCDRASDDPEKPNATYMEEAQPTHAITIRVDESDCLSMGSAHDQETERFLSTGTMGRRVSFNEAALFDHGKKAQEKGRRYTLTEGDFHHLKNARLTHLHIPPPALKIVTIHECDSAENTITMTTRPVTKSALSIFQPMLCPLPQTALTSRSVSPSCALPEDTLNSMVDTSFTENTVALSTKEPTYSSIEMMGAGPRGRGSSVSVGEGAMVGGSGALPPAAAAAAAAGGGGGGAGSQGPVLQFFTKLRRHASLEGASPYFKIKKWKLDSSQRASSLDTRGSPKRRQFQRQRAASESMDQDDNDAHHIDLIQYIARTQDVVYCPSQPARLLAPPSTPPPSLGRVEVEVTVEPHCSHGGPGVIGLSPDPQDEALNLARMEGAYPSDPQDPRDPQDPQSLYRDIWTLRASLEQYATSDHSSNNDRNSICSDGDSVCSLSGRTEAERLGLPSNPSQDLGDEAEVGEDDKGFLMCVDEKWGMKEVKKRKQASTDSERGASDGETGTRKLLQMDSGYASIEAPSRGPEDLRLFGSGSISSSPKDRTAHEKRHHFTHAGRSGTIGDSFESHLFEEEPEDELLLGASGGVAIETGAGSLSWLPYGQMLTPRDVAQLSPQPPTLHRRDYSIDEKTDALFHEFLRHDPQFDQLESPLRKHKSRVHLRKQWQRHKQWSDPGVRHLQSSFERQRTPLRRGESVNYPLDTSYHSTLPRIVSAPDEETSDGTGSIPDTPKVEPTTAEDGSKERRQGITVRDTEDHTSSPLDKNERLGEQLDPQEDSKQSGLPPEPPDERSPPRPPDSSGFGPQTITAELTDKLTASLDERLYTGLRRTRDTAAECVTVTATHASPDNSPV; from the exons ATGAGCAATGAGTCTACCGTCTGGAACACCCTACCAGAAAACTCCACG GAGATCCCATTCAAGGCCAAGGAGCAACAGGATGGCTATGTGCTCATCCTGGtgatcctcttcatcctcctggTAGGAACGCTGATCTTCAtctccatcctcctcatcaCCTGCCGTCGCTGCTACCGGGGACGGCGATGCTGTGACAG GGCCAGCGATGACCCAGAAAAACCCAACGCCACCTACATGGAGGAGGCTCAGCCCACCcatg CAATCACCATCAGGGTGGATGAGTCAGACTGCCTGTCAATGGGCAGCGCTCACGATCAAGAGACGGAGCGCTTCCTCTCCACGGGCACTATGGGCCGTCGTGTCTCCTTCAATGAGGCAGCACTCTTCGATCATGGCAAGAAAGCCCAGGAGAAGGGCCGCAG GTACACTCTGACCGAGGGTGACTTTCACCACCTGAAGAATGCCCGCCTCACGCACCTGCACATCCCTCCCCCAGCCCTCAAGATAGTAACCATCCATGAGTGCGACTCAGCCGAGAACaccatcaccatgacaacacgTCCTGTCACAAAGTCAGCGCTTTCCATCTTCCAG CCAATGCTTTGCCCCCTTCCACAAACAGCACTGACCAGTCGGAGTGTCAGTCCCAGCTGTGCTCTCCCTGAAGATACCCTCAACTCTATGGTGGACACCAGCTTCACTGAGAACACTGTAGCACTCAGCACGAAAGAGCCCACCTACAGCTCT ATCGAGATGATGGGAGCTGGGCCTCGGGGCAGAGGCAGCAGTGTCAGTGTTGGAGAAGGGGCCATGGTGGGCGGCAGTGGCGCTCTTCctcctgccgctgctgctgctgctgctgccggtgggggtggtggtggtgcaggaAGCCAGGGCCCGGTGCTGCAGTTCTTCACTAAACTGCGACGCCATGCTAGTTTGGAGGGGGCTAGTCCCTATTTCAAGATCAAGAAATGGAAGCTGGACAGCAGCCAAAGAGCATCGAGTCTGGACACCAGAG GCTCTCCGAAGAGACGGCAGTTCCAGCGCCAACGAGCCGCCAGTGAGAGCATGGACCAGGACGACAATGACGCACACCACATAGACCTCATCCAGTACATCGCCCGCACGCAGGACGTCGTCTACTGTCCCAGCCAGCCCGCACGCCTTCTCGCCCCGCCCTCTACACCACCCCCCTCCCTCGGCAG GGTAGAGGTAGAGGTGACGGTGGAGCCCCACTGCAGCCATGGAGGACCAGGGGTGATTGGCCTTTCCCCTGATCCCCAAGATGAAGCACTGAACCTGGCAAGAATGGAAGGTGCATATCCCTCAGACCCCCAAGACCCCCGTGACCCCCAGGATCCCCAGTCACTTTACAGAGACATCTGGACCCTCCGTGCATCCCTGGAACAGTACGCCACCTCGGACCACAGTAGCAACAATGACAGGAACTCCATCTGCAGTGACGGTGACAGCGTATGCTCATTGAGTGGACGCACAGAGGCGGAAAGATTAGGGCTTCCTAGCAACCCGTCCCAGGATTTAGGTGATGAAGCAGAGGTTGGGGAGGACGACAAGGGTTTTTTGATGTGTGTGGATGAGAAGTGGGGCATGAAGGAggtgaaaaagaggaaacaggCCAGCACAGATTCAGAGCGAGGGGCCAGTGACGGAGAAACAGGGACTCGTAAACTGCTGCAGATGGACAGTGGCTATGCATCAATAGAAGCTCCATCTCGAGGTCCAGAAGACCTGCGACTGTTTGGAAGCggtagcatcagcagcagcccaAAGGACAGGACAGCACACGAGAAGAGGCACCACTTCACTCATGCGGGGCGAAGTGGCACTATCGGCGACAGCTTTGAGTCTCATCTGTTTGAAGAGGAGCCAGAAGATGAGCTGTTGTTGGGTGCGAGTGGAGGAGTTGCCATAGAAACAGGCGCTGGTTCGCTGAGCTGGTTGCCATACGGGCAGATGCTCACGCCTCGAGATGTTGCACAACTTTCACCTCAACCACCAACCCTACACCGACGAGACTACAGCATAGACGAGAAGACAGATGCTCTGTTCCACGAGTTTCTCCGTCACGACCCTCAATTCGATCAGCTGGAGTCACCTCTAAGAAAACACAAGTCCCGTGTCCACCTCCGTAAGCAGTGGCAGCGGCACAAGCAGTGGAGCGACCCGGGCGTTAGACACCTCCAGTCGTCCTTTGAGAGACAACGGACTCCATTACGGAGGGGGGAGAGTGTAAATTACCCACTAGACACAAGTTACCACAGCACCCTGCCTCGCATCGTCAGTGCTCCTGATGAGGAGACCAGCGATGGGACAGGCAGCATTCCCGACACTCCAAAGGTAGAGCCTACAACTGCGGAGGATGGAAGCAAAGAGAGAAGGCAGGGCATCACtgtcagagacactgaggaccaCACGTCCTCTCCATTAGACAAAAATGaaaggctgggggagcagcttGACCCTCAGGAGGACAGCAAACAGTCAGGACTCCCGCCTGAGCCTCCGGACGAGCGCTCGCCACCTCGACCGCCTGATTCCTCAGGCTTCGGCCCGCAAACCATCACGGCAGAGCTTACGGACAAACTAACTGCTAGCCTGGATGAGAGGCTGTACACTGGCCTTCGCAGGACCAGGGACACGGCCGCCGAGTGTGTGACGGTGACGGCCACACACGCCTCTCCAGACAACAGCCCAGTGTAG